In one window of Myxococcus virescens DNA:
- a CDS encoding chromosome segregation protein SMC, which yields MHPRIPLLLAFACCLTACPKGPPADGRQVLSERQQLEADVSAMSSKAETLLEAQSRLVWDFWTEGRHVDVAATYAGQEALFTIENIRRIDRLRQLTDDAREVRALTALHSHFAGEYLSHALAEFNDAAANLEASLTFPVDGKDVRYRDLERLLANERTAARRRALYAAATPAIERLNQTLRRREERADELVRELGFASYEAFGSELRQSDLGRLSVLAEEILQATQAPYRVVMERLSQRELGMAFKDITRADIPRLFRSREVEDAFPKGESLLKAHGTLAGMGLDLGELPHVTIDARDVKAKSSRPLALAVRVPSDVRISFKPGTGVLHQARVLHEFGHALHAAFTTETRFELARLGNPTVGEAYSALFEDLAEDPVWLEEHAGVSGEQRAQYLAASSAHKLFLIRHAAGRLLYQLELHRRVEADPKALYREIMSRTDDIPMTDEDTERYLVDQEDFFQSADSFRAWFLAGQLQAQLKARFGPAWWRTSQAGEFLKTLWAKGNAMSAREVAQAIGEKGIEPDVLLLRLGTTLQVPMKLNLEGVEDAILPAAPGLEDFTQPPPAPGLEDFSAPPAPPAP from the coding sequence ATGCACCCAAGGATTCCCCTGCTGCTGGCCTTCGCCTGCTGCCTCACCGCCTGCCCCAAGGGCCCGCCCGCCGATGGCCGGCAGGTCCTTTCCGAAAGGCAGCAGCTCGAGGCGGATGTGAGCGCCATGTCCTCGAAGGCTGAAACGCTCCTCGAAGCCCAGAGCCGCCTGGTGTGGGACTTCTGGACGGAGGGCCGCCACGTGGACGTCGCCGCCACCTACGCCGGCCAGGAAGCGCTCTTCACCATCGAGAACATCCGCAGAATCGACCGACTGCGCCAGCTCACGGACGACGCCCGCGAGGTGCGCGCCCTCACCGCGCTGCACTCGCACTTCGCCGGCGAGTACCTGTCCCACGCGCTGGCCGAGTTCAACGACGCGGCGGCCAACCTGGAAGCGTCTCTCACCTTCCCCGTGGACGGGAAGGACGTGCGCTACCGGGACCTGGAGCGGCTGCTCGCCAACGAGCGCACGGCGGCGCGGCGCCGGGCCCTGTACGCCGCGGCCACGCCCGCGATTGAACGCCTCAACCAGACGCTGCGCCGCCGCGAGGAGCGCGCGGACGAGCTGGTGCGGGAGCTGGGCTTCGCCTCCTACGAGGCCTTCGGCAGCGAGCTGCGGCAGTCGGACCTGGGACGGCTGAGCGTGCTGGCGGAGGAAATCCTCCAGGCCACGCAGGCCCCCTACCGCGTGGTGATGGAGCGGCTGAGCCAGCGCGAGCTGGGCATGGCGTTCAAGGACATCACCCGCGCGGACATCCCCCGCCTGTTCCGCTCGCGCGAAGTGGAGGACGCCTTCCCCAAGGGCGAGTCCCTGCTCAAGGCCCACGGGACGCTGGCGGGCATGGGCCTGGACCTGGGTGAGCTGCCCCACGTCACCATCGACGCGCGGGACGTGAAGGCCAAGAGCTCACGCCCCCTGGCGCTGGCGGTGCGCGTGCCCTCCGACGTGCGCATCTCCTTCAAGCCGGGCACGGGCGTGCTGCACCAGGCACGCGTGCTCCACGAGTTCGGCCACGCGCTGCACGCGGCCTTCACCACGGAGACGCGCTTCGAACTGGCGCGCCTGGGCAACCCCACCGTGGGCGAGGCCTACTCCGCCCTCTTCGAGGACCTGGCCGAAGACCCGGTGTGGCTGGAGGAGCACGCGGGCGTCAGCGGCGAGCAGCGCGCGCAGTACCTGGCCGCGTCCAGCGCGCACAAGCTGTTCCTCATCCGCCATGCCGCGGGCCGGCTGCTCTACCAGTTGGAGCTGCACCGCCGCGTCGAGGCCGACCCGAAGGCGCTGTACCGCGAAATCATGTCGCGCACCGACGACATCCCGATGACGGACGAGGACACCGAGCGCTACCTCGTGGACCAGGAGGACTTCTTTCAGTCCGCGGACAGCTTCCGCGCCTGGTTCCTGGCGGGTCAGCTCCAGGCGCAGCTCAAGGCGCGCTTCGGCCCCGCGTGGTGGCGCACGTCGCAGGCGGGCGAGTTCCTCAAGACGCTGTGGGCCAAGGGCAACGCGATGTCCGCGCGCGAGGTGGCCCAGGCGATTGGTGAGAAGGGCATCGAGCCGGACGTGCTGCTGCTGCGGCTGGGCACCACGCTCCAGGTGCCCATGAAGCTCAACCTCGAAGGCGTGGAGGACGCCATCCTCCCCGCCGCGCCGGGGCTGGAGGACTTCACCCAGCCCCCGCCCGCGCCGGGGCTGGAGGACTTCAGCGCGCCCCCCGCCCCGCCCGCTCCCTAG
- a CDS encoding lysophospholipid acyltransferase family protein has product MIRKLLQTAFAGTAAVGITGVLSPVVSALSLRDAKDADGVLVLWARSLLASAGVRHEAVGVENVPTDTHVVFVSNHQSHYDALVNFAHIRKHTRYVAKAELFRIPLFGPALRRAGNIPVERTGGAGDRARLSEAVTALRERVSVLFFAEGTRSTDGRLRPFKKGAATLAIQAGVPVVPLAVSGTRLILPKGGRAVQWGQRVALVVGKPIPTQGLTMQDRDALTRQLEDAVAELYAEACKRSGDTP; this is encoded by the coding sequence TTGATTCGCAAGCTCCTGCAGACGGCCTTTGCTGGAACGGCGGCGGTGGGCATCACCGGTGTGCTGTCTCCCGTGGTGTCGGCGCTGTCGCTGCGCGACGCCAAGGACGCGGACGGCGTGCTGGTGCTGTGGGCGCGCTCGCTGCTGGCGTCCGCGGGGGTGCGGCACGAGGCGGTGGGCGTCGAGAACGTCCCCACCGACACCCACGTCGTCTTCGTGAGCAACCACCAGTCGCACTACGACGCGCTGGTGAACTTCGCCCACATCCGCAAGCACACGCGCTACGTGGCGAAGGCGGAGCTGTTCCGCATCCCCCTCTTCGGGCCCGCGCTCCGGCGCGCGGGCAACATCCCGGTGGAGCGCACCGGGGGGGCGGGAGACAGGGCCCGCCTGTCGGAAGCCGTCACGGCGCTGCGGGAACGGGTGAGCGTGCTCTTCTTCGCGGAAGGCACGCGCAGCACGGATGGGCGGCTGCGGCCGTTCAAGAAGGGAGCCGCGACGCTGGCCATCCAGGCGGGCGTTCCGGTGGTGCCCCTGGCGGTGTCCGGGACGCGCCTCATTCTTCCCAAGGGGGGCCGGGCCGTGCAGTGGGGACAGCGCGTGGCGCTGGTGGTGGGAAAGCCCATCCCCACCCAGGGACTGACGATGCAGGACCGCGACGCGCTCACGCGCCAGTTGGAGGACGCGGTCGCAGAACTCTATGCCGAGGCCTGCAAGCGCTCGGGAGACACGCCATGA
- a CDS encoding inorganic pyrophosphatase produces MKKPIQTTSQAHPWHGITPGEDAPEIVTAYIEIVPTDAVKYELDKESGILKLDRPQRFSSQCPTLYGFIPQTYCDELVAKRCAERTGLKDIKGDGDPIDICVLTEKVISSGNLLVRAIPIGGFRMVDGDEADDKIIAVLESDLVYGELQHLAQLPRALLDRLKHYFLTYKQIPGEGKRSVEIAEVYDQPEALEVIKRSMKDYERIYGPQVTTKARAVRTRGAAVEAKIAKPAKAKTKAARKSRAS; encoded by the coding sequence ATGAAGAAGCCAATCCAGACCACATCCCAGGCGCACCCGTGGCACGGCATCACCCCGGGTGAGGACGCCCCCGAAATCGTCACCGCGTACATCGAAATCGTCCCCACGGACGCGGTGAAGTACGAGCTGGACAAGGAGTCCGGCATCCTCAAGCTGGACCGTCCGCAGCGCTTCAGCAGCCAGTGTCCCACGCTCTACGGCTTCATTCCGCAGACGTACTGCGACGAGCTGGTGGCGAAGCGCTGCGCCGAGCGCACGGGCCTGAAGGACATCAAGGGCGACGGCGACCCCATCGACATCTGCGTGCTGACGGAGAAGGTCATCTCCAGCGGCAACCTGCTGGTGCGCGCGATTCCCATTGGCGGCTTCCGCATGGTCGACGGCGACGAGGCCGACGACAAGATCATCGCGGTGCTGGAGTCCGACCTGGTGTACGGCGAGCTGCAGCACCTCGCGCAGCTTCCGCGCGCGCTGCTCGACCGCCTCAAGCACTACTTCCTCACCTACAAGCAGATTCCCGGTGAGGGGAAGCGTAGCGTGGAGATCGCCGAGGTCTACGACCAGCCGGAGGCGCTCGAGGTCATCAAGCGCAGCATGAAGGACTACGAGCGCATCTACGGCCCGCAGGTCACCACGAAGGCGCGCGCTGTCCGTACGCGCGGCGCGGCGGTGGAGGCGAAGATCGCCAAGCCCGCGAAGGCCAAGACGAAGGCGGCGCGCAAGTCTCGCGCGTCCTGA
- a CDS encoding nicotinate phosphoribosyltransferase produces the protein MSTSLLATDGYKFSMAEAGWPLRRETFYYSHRRGGLQVMPLDVAAFVKSLIPEPRSEDYDYLSRYDYEMGVGFKAAILRREKLSIRAIPKGALFYPREPILTLTGPSALVSWVEPLLLQLNFRIQVATLALSDRDALARALATVTCDEQKAIALETLDSVGVNAVPITVDTEGYARRVFATVKELVDIVEDPSRIFEVGLRAATCLEQHEVALRSCKDAGVTRTSNVDGAAKLGMVPVGTMGHEHIQRYGSDEAAFRAMRERRPQRSSYLLDTFDTLTSGIPAAFQLIQEEPGNNDSIRFDSGNKKLQYLYAVTRARDLGIRPVNILEDGLDAEATREFEELRRQVGWEPSAQFYGYGGHIIARTMDCPLTRDKVAAIYKLSRTGNTPVMKFGNELAEGKKSIPGEPVLFRRRHGAGPVGLVGQVGEPVPDGYFPLMESAPETPSLVGAQETAAEARVAYTAATQALVDALHRRHFPQQHR, from the coding sequence ATGTCGACCTCGCTGCTCGCGACGGATGGCTACAAGTTCAGCATGGCGGAGGCCGGCTGGCCGCTTCGTCGGGAAACGTTCTACTACTCGCACCGGCGGGGGGGGCTCCAGGTGATGCCGCTCGACGTGGCGGCCTTCGTCAAGTCGCTCATCCCGGAGCCCAGGTCGGAGGACTACGACTACCTCAGCCGGTACGACTATGAGATGGGCGTGGGGTTCAAGGCGGCCATCCTCCGCCGTGAGAAACTCAGCATCCGCGCCATCCCCAAGGGCGCGCTCTTCTATCCGCGCGAGCCCATCCTCACGCTGACAGGGCCGTCCGCCCTGGTGTCCTGGGTGGAGCCGCTGCTGCTCCAGCTCAACTTCCGCATCCAGGTCGCCACCCTGGCGCTGTCGGACCGGGACGCGCTGGCCCGCGCGCTGGCCACCGTGACGTGCGACGAGCAGAAGGCCATCGCGCTGGAGACGCTCGACTCGGTGGGCGTGAATGCGGTGCCCATCACCGTGGACACGGAGGGCTACGCCAGGCGCGTCTTCGCCACCGTCAAGGAGCTGGTGGACATCGTCGAGGACCCGTCTCGCATCTTCGAGGTGGGCCTGCGCGCGGCCACCTGTCTGGAGCAGCACGAGGTGGCGCTGCGAAGCTGCAAGGACGCGGGCGTCACACGCACCTCCAACGTGGACGGGGCGGCGAAGCTGGGAATGGTCCCCGTGGGCACCATGGGGCACGAGCACATCCAGCGCTATGGCTCGGATGAGGCCGCGTTCCGGGCCATGCGCGAGCGCCGGCCGCAGCGCTCCAGCTACCTGCTGGACACCTTCGACACGCTCACGTCCGGAATCCCCGCGGCCTTCCAGCTCATCCAGGAGGAGCCCGGCAACAACGACTCCATCCGCTTCGACTCCGGCAACAAGAAGCTCCAGTACCTCTACGCGGTGACGCGGGCGCGGGACCTGGGGATTCGGCCCGTCAACATCCTGGAGGACGGACTGGACGCGGAGGCCACGCGGGAGTTCGAGGAGCTGCGGCGGCAGGTGGGCTGGGAGCCGTCGGCCCAGTTCTACGGCTACGGCGGCCACATCATCGCGCGGACCATGGACTGCCCGCTCACCCGGGACAAGGTGGCCGCCATCTACAAGCTGTCTCGCACGGGCAACACGCCGGTGATGAAGTTCGGCAACGAGCTGGCCGAGGGCAAGAAGAGCATCCCCGGCGAGCCCGTCCTCTTCCGCCGCCGCCATGGCGCGGGCCCCGTCGGACTGGTCGGCCAGGTGGGCGAGCCCGTCCCGGATGGCTACTTCCCGCTCATGGAGAGCGCGCCGGAAACCCCATCACTGGTGGGCGCGCAGGAGACGGCGGCCGAGGCGCGTGTCGCCTACACCGCCGCGACGCAGGCGCTGGTGGATGCGCTGCACCGGCGTCACTTCCCCCAGCAGCACCGCTGA
- a CDS encoding nicotinamidase, producing MPLPIPRFHEDARVSQLYLERGAEVTEEALRYVAEHRIRPAREDATRIAAFGIDVQVAFCTPGASLFVPGAVEDTQRALRWLYANLDRVTELVFSLDTHHAYHVFHPSWWRDAEGRPPPPLTAITAADVRSGRWRATRFHEESLAYCEQLEASGRYVLTVWPFHAMLGGLSHALVPSVFEASLFHALVRDMPTHFELKGEHPLTENYSVLSPEVTELKGQQVGAFNTRLFERLMSFDRVYVFGQASSHCVLNTLLDLRRHIEQTDPSKMGRIHILEDAMSPVPAPPLEPLPASLDFPRLAKEALRDFQAAGMRVVRTSDPLEG from the coding sequence ATGCCCTTGCCCATTCCCCGCTTTCACGAGGACGCCCGCGTCAGCCAGCTCTACCTGGAGCGTGGCGCGGAGGTGACCGAGGAGGCCCTCCGCTACGTGGCGGAGCACCGCATCCGCCCCGCGCGTGAGGACGCGACGCGCATCGCCGCGTTCGGCATCGACGTGCAGGTGGCCTTCTGCACGCCGGGCGCCAGCCTCTTCGTGCCCGGCGCGGTGGAGGACACCCAGCGCGCGCTGCGCTGGCTCTACGCGAACCTGGACCGGGTGACGGAGCTGGTGTTCTCGCTGGACACGCACCACGCGTACCACGTGTTTCATCCGTCCTGGTGGCGGGACGCGGAAGGCCGGCCGCCGCCGCCATTGACGGCCATCACCGCGGCGGATGTTCGCTCCGGCCGCTGGCGGGCCACGCGCTTCCACGAGGAGAGCCTGGCCTACTGCGAGCAACTGGAGGCCAGCGGCCGGTACGTGCTCACCGTCTGGCCCTTCCACGCGATGCTGGGCGGCCTGAGCCACGCGCTGGTTCCGTCCGTCTTCGAGGCGAGCCTCTTCCATGCCCTGGTGCGCGACATGCCCACGCACTTCGAGCTGAAGGGGGAGCACCCGCTCACGGAGAACTACTCCGTGCTCTCACCCGAGGTGACGGAGCTGAAGGGGCAGCAGGTCGGGGCCTTCAACACGCGCCTCTTCGAGCGTCTGATGTCCTTTGACCGCGTCTATGTCTTCGGTCAGGCCAGCTCCCACTGCGTGCTGAACACGCTGCTGGACCTGCGGCGTCACATCGAACAGACGGACCCGTCGAAGATGGGCCGCATCCACATCCTGGAGGACGCCATGAGTCCGGTGCCGGCGCCTCCCCTGGAGCCGCTGCCCGCCTCGTTGGACTTCCCCCGGTTGGCGAAGGAGGCCCTCCGGGACTTCCAGGCGGCGGGGATGCGGGTGGTCCGAACCTCGGACCCGCTGGAAGGGTAG
- the epmA gene encoding EF-P lysine aminoacylase EpmA, which produces MPNLSQWRAARGRQSLYSALRRFFAAHGYLEVETPLLVPAPGMEPHINAFEAGFIPETDVGSARTLYLHSSPEYAMKRLLADGAGPLFQLCKVFRNGEVSPTHNPEFTMLEFYRPHADYHAIMDDLEGALAEAGRGATEGEPGADPLFFTRTPYERLTVRDAVLRATGVDIRQHSDGPSLKRAAEAAGVRTGNAETFDDVFFHLFLQKVETGLGHERPTFLMEYPASMAALSRLKPGDAAVAERVELYAKGLELANGFSELTDPVEQRARLTEEQELRRQLGRAVYPLDERFLDAVGRMPPSAGIAVGLDRILMLLLGVQRISDVLLFPAHEFV; this is translated from the coding sequence ATGCCCAATCTTTCTCAATGGCGGGCCGCCCGGGGACGCCAGTCCCTCTACTCCGCCCTGCGACGTTTCTTCGCCGCCCACGGCTACCTGGAGGTGGAGACGCCGCTGCTCGTCCCCGCTCCGGGGATGGAGCCGCACATCAACGCGTTCGAGGCCGGCTTCATCCCGGAGACCGATGTGGGCTCCGCGCGGACGCTCTACCTGCACTCCAGCCCCGAGTACGCCATGAAGCGGCTGCTCGCGGATGGGGCCGGGCCGTTGTTCCAGCTGTGCAAGGTGTTCCGGAATGGGGAGGTGTCCCCGACCCATAATCCGGAATTCACGATGCTGGAGTTCTACCGGCCTCACGCGGACTACCACGCCATCATGGATGACCTGGAAGGGGCGCTGGCGGAGGCTGGCCGCGGCGCGACGGAGGGGGAGCCCGGGGCGGACCCGCTCTTCTTCACCCGCACCCCCTACGAGCGGTTGACGGTGCGTGACGCGGTGCTGCGCGCCACCGGCGTGGACATCCGCCAGCATTCGGACGGCCCGTCATTGAAGCGGGCGGCGGAGGCGGCCGGGGTGCGCACCGGGAACGCGGAGACGTTCGACGACGTCTTCTTCCACCTCTTCCTCCAGAAGGTGGAGACCGGCTTGGGCCACGAGCGGCCCACCTTTCTCATGGAGTACCCGGCGTCCATGGCGGCGCTGTCCCGGCTGAAGCCCGGTGACGCGGCGGTGGCGGAGCGGGTGGAGCTGTACGCCAAGGGGTTGGAGCTGGCGAACGGGTTTTCCGAGCTGACGGACCCCGTGGAACAGCGGGCACGATTGACAGAAGAACAGGAGCTCAGGCGCCAACTGGGCCGGGCCGTGTATCCTCTGGACGAGCGGTTCCTTGACGCGGTAGGGCGAATGCCACCCTCGGCGGGCATCGCCGTCGGGCTCGATAGAATCCTGATGCTGCTGCTCGGGGTCCAGCGCATCTCGGACGTGCTCCTTTTCCCCGCCCACGAGTTCGTTTGA
- a CDS encoding energy transducer TonB family protein: MPPEPTRRLLPALAASMGVHGLLWLTLEREEPVARPPPASPQPALEWVDVEVAEAHVSQDTLMPDEGPVAGAAQPVPPKRSDSAHAPPVPRTAAKHRAPSGQATPERDAAPAHAESRSERHTEPAHASSQPAHDTQVAQTDARPERHVEALDSAPALPRFADAPLAGTPPTDMPRAEPGANAVSGSRLLLAARQVTALSGTHRDVAAELDGGVDPHAPPSAQRLVEELVSESVGRGRVERGVVHPYYGQLGKALMKAWDADRSVKEHGLQGYFDMGMERGRAYSRIWVERAADYGASGSFATKNGPGEDRRRPLSTAGDPTLNARREMRQQMRQEFRTTRRALIRVVQDAKGQLVDVHLLEPSHQPEVDKEALKDVRAMAEKLPPPPDEAVGGRSRLTSVWEFELLISISPPIPTFSFEFDEALGFIDTRLPLDRRIYKRVRLVEVR, from the coding sequence ATGCCTCCGGAGCCCACCAGACGCCTGCTGCCAGCGCTCGCCGCCAGCATGGGCGTGCATGGGCTCTTGTGGCTGACCCTGGAGCGCGAGGAGCCGGTCGCGAGGCCCCCTCCGGCGTCCCCGCAGCCTGCCCTGGAATGGGTCGATGTGGAGGTGGCGGAGGCCCATGTATCGCAGGACACGCTGATGCCGGACGAGGGTCCGGTCGCCGGCGCCGCCCAGCCGGTGCCGCCAAAGCGTTCGGACAGCGCCCATGCGCCCCCTGTGCCCCGCACGGCCGCGAAGCACCGGGCTCCGTCGGGGCAGGCGACGCCTGAGCGCGACGCCGCGCCCGCCCACGCGGAGTCCCGGTCCGAGCGCCACACGGAACCCGCCCACGCGAGTTCCCAGCCCGCCCACGACACGCAAGTCGCCCAAACGGACGCGCGGCCTGAACGTCACGTAGAGGCCCTGGACTCGGCTCCGGCGCTGCCCCGCTTCGCGGACGCGCCCCTGGCGGGGACGCCCCCCACGGACATGCCCCGCGCGGAGCCCGGCGCCAACGCCGTCTCGGGCTCACGGCTGTTGCTCGCGGCCCGTCAGGTCACCGCGCTTTCAGGAACGCATCGCGATGTGGCGGCGGAGCTCGACGGCGGCGTGGACCCGCATGCGCCTCCTTCCGCCCAGCGCCTGGTGGAAGAGCTGGTGTCCGAAAGCGTGGGCCGAGGCCGGGTGGAACGCGGGGTGGTGCACCCGTATTACGGCCAGCTCGGCAAGGCATTGATGAAGGCGTGGGACGCCGACCGCTCCGTGAAGGAGCACGGCCTCCAAGGCTACTTCGACATGGGCATGGAGCGCGGCCGTGCGTACTCGCGCATCTGGGTGGAGCGCGCGGCGGACTACGGCGCGTCGGGCTCGTTCGCCACGAAGAACGGCCCGGGCGAGGACCGGCGCAGGCCGCTCAGCACCGCCGGAGACCCCACGCTCAATGCCCGCCGCGAGATGCGCCAGCAGATGCGTCAGGAGTTCCGCACCACGCGCCGTGCCCTCATCCGCGTCGTCCAGGACGCGAAGGGCCAGCTCGTGGACGTGCACCTTCTGGAGCCCAGCCACCAGCCCGAGGTCGACAAGGAGGCCCTCAAGGACGTGCGGGCCATGGCGGAGAAGCTGCCCCCGCCGCCGGACGAGGCCGTGGGCGGCCGCTCGCGGCTCACCAGCGTCTGGGAGTTCGAGCTGCTCATCTCCATCAGCCCGCCCATCCCCACCTTCAGCTTCGAGTTCGACGAAGCGCTCGGCTTCATCGACACCCGCTTGCCGCTGGACCGCCGCATCTACAAGCGCGTGCGGCTGGTCGAGGTCCGCTGA
- the tssI gene encoding type VI secretion system tip protein VgrG — protein MAAQFNPPAFTVQVGSHGADALSVSSISGTEALSHLFDFRVDFFAKDGNPIATSELLEQDALLTLSIRDSAPRYVHGWVREVESLGMKTGRRRYRAHVVPRLWRLTQHHRSRIFQQKSVPDILKDVLDAAGVKTRLALSGSYAPREYCVQYRESDFAFLSRLMEWEGIFYFFEHTEDGHTLVLGDKPSAHAPLPQGQQLPLRPSLGKEVVEGEYLSALEVVHRLRPGAVHLKDFDFEKPGLDISGKAQAPEGVTELELYDYPAGYVAPGVGKAATNVRTEAASMGGRTLMGQGVAPRLTPGYLLEVQSPEDGTFAGEYLVTEVVHSGTQPDVSAGSEAIQGLYRNQYQLLPKAVPFRPRRLTPLPQLAGPQTATVVGPAGEEIHTDEHGRIKVQFHWDREGKRDERSSCWVRVGQPWGGPAWGDVWLPRIGQEVVVRFLEGDPDRPLVAGAVYNGTNTVPYGLPGEKTKSTRKSASSLGSDGFNEVRIEDAAGQEEVFTHAQKDEDLLTENDKDQQVTGFEDLLVKKDRKRTVEGNQELRVGLDDVGVVEQNQTLVVQGNRSTRTTLSHDEEVEGNQTMTVGGNLTALVLQGAMENVGAAKATTIGGAYSVNVALAYNEATGGARGLQVAAAHTEHVLGSRQETVGKDKTVDVGMDWDLRTKGQLTLTIGKDWEEDIGKTTGLYITEDMAGLAKKFELKADTFSLLVGDNLILKMEKSGKVTFALKTLTVDGKEVKIKGGKVKMEAAGSLKSDSRKAKELEHFKEPDPVNVEFNLKGMDGKPIKDQPFELHMPDGTIKKGRVDGSGKGVVEKVPPGDYRVVFPEMSGRINKGS, from the coding sequence ATGGCCGCTCAATTCAATCCGCCTGCGTTCACGGTGCAGGTCGGCTCACACGGCGCGGATGCGCTGAGTGTTTCGAGCATTTCCGGCACCGAGGCGTTGAGCCACCTGTTCGACTTCCGGGTGGACTTCTTCGCCAAGGATGGCAACCCCATCGCCACCAGTGAGCTGCTGGAGCAGGACGCGTTGCTCACCCTCTCCATCCGCGACAGCGCGCCCCGCTACGTGCACGGCTGGGTCCGCGAGGTGGAATCGCTGGGCATGAAGACGGGCCGCCGCCGCTACCGCGCGCACGTGGTGCCCCGGCTGTGGCGGCTCACCCAGCACCACCGCAGCCGCATCTTCCAGCAGAAGTCCGTGCCGGACATCCTCAAGGACGTCCTGGACGCGGCGGGCGTGAAGACGCGGCTGGCCCTGTCCGGCAGCTACGCCCCCCGCGAGTACTGCGTGCAGTACCGGGAGAGCGACTTCGCCTTCCTCAGCCGCCTCATGGAGTGGGAAGGCATCTTCTACTTCTTCGAGCACACCGAGGACGGGCACACCCTGGTGCTGGGGGACAAGCCCAGCGCGCACGCGCCCCTGCCGCAGGGCCAGCAGCTCCCGCTGCGTCCCAGCCTGGGCAAGGAGGTCGTGGAGGGTGAGTACCTCTCCGCGCTGGAAGTGGTGCACCGGCTGCGCCCCGGCGCCGTGCACCTGAAGGACTTCGACTTCGAGAAGCCTGGCCTGGACATCTCCGGCAAGGCGCAGGCGCCCGAAGGTGTCACGGAGCTGGAGCTCTACGACTATCCGGCGGGCTACGTGGCGCCGGGCGTGGGCAAGGCGGCGACGAACGTGCGCACGGAAGCGGCCAGCATGGGCGGGCGCACGCTGATGGGGCAGGGCGTGGCGCCGCGCCTGACGCCCGGGTACCTGCTGGAGGTGCAGTCCCCGGAGGATGGCACCTTCGCGGGTGAGTACCTGGTGACGGAGGTGGTGCATTCGGGCACGCAGCCGGACGTCAGCGCGGGCAGCGAGGCGATTCAGGGCCTGTACCGCAACCAGTACCAGCTGCTGCCCAAGGCCGTGCCCTTCCGGCCCCGGCGCCTGACGCCCCTGCCGCAGCTGGCGGGTCCGCAGACGGCCACGGTGGTGGGCCCCGCGGGCGAGGAGATTCACACCGACGAGCACGGGCGCATCAAGGTGCAGTTCCACTGGGACCGCGAGGGCAAGCGCGACGAGCGGTCCTCGTGCTGGGTGCGCGTGGGCCAGCCGTGGGGCGGCCCGGCCTGGGGTGACGTGTGGCTGCCGCGCATCGGCCAGGAGGTGGTGGTGCGCTTCCTGGAAGGCGACCCGGACCGGCCGCTGGTGGCGGGCGCCGTCTACAACGGCACCAACACGGTGCCGTATGGCCTGCCGGGGGAGAAGACGAAGTCCACGCGCAAGAGCGCCTCCAGCCTGGGCAGTGACGGCTTCAACGAGGTCCGCATCGAGGACGCGGCGGGCCAGGAGGAGGTCTTCACCCACGCGCAGAAGGACGAGGACCTGCTCACGGAGAACGACAAGGACCAGCAGGTGACGGGCTTCGAGGACCTGCTGGTGAAGAAGGACCGCAAGCGCACGGTGGAGGGCAACCAGGAGCTGCGCGTGGGCTTGGACGACGTGGGCGTCGTCGAGCAGAACCAGACGTTGGTGGTGCAGGGCAACCGCTCCACCCGGACGACGCTGTCTCACGACGAGGAAGTGGAGGGCAACCAGACGATGACGGTGGGCGGCAACCTCACCGCGCTGGTGCTCCAGGGCGCCATGGAGAACGTGGGGGCCGCGAAGGCCACCACCATTGGCGGCGCCTACAGCGTCAACGTGGCGCTGGCCTACAACGAGGCCACCGGCGGCGCGCGCGGCCTCCAGGTCGCCGCCGCGCACACCGAGCACGTGCTGGGCTCGCGGCAGGAGACGGTCGGCAAGGACAAGACGGTGGACGTCGGCATGGACTGGGACTTGCGCACCAAGGGCCAGCTCACGCTGACCATCGGCAAGGACTGGGAAGAGGACATCGGGAAGACGACCGGCCTCTACATCACCGAGGACATGGCGGGCCTGGCCAAGAAGTTCGAGCTGAAGGCAGACACCTTCTCGCTGCTCGTCGGTGACAACCTCATCCTGAAGATGGAGAAGTCCGGCAAGGTGACCTTCGCCCTCAAGACGCTCACCGTCGACGGCAAGGAAGTGAAGATCAAGGGCGGCAAGGTGAAGATGGAGGCGGCTGGTTCGCTCAAGAGCGACTCGCGCAAGGCGAAGGAGCTGGAGCACTTCAAGGAGCCAGACCCCGTCAACGTCGAGTTCAACCTCAAGGGCATGGACGGCAAGCCCATCAAGGACCAGCCCTTCGAGCTGCACATGCCCGACGGCACCATCAAGAAGGGCCGCGTGGACGGGAGCGGGAAGGGCGTGGTGGAGAAGGTGCCGCCCGGCGACTACCGCGTCGTCTTCCCGGAGATGTCAGGCCGCATCAACAAGGGTTCCTGA